A genomic stretch from Flavobacterium nitratireducens includes:
- the scpA gene encoding methylmalonyl-CoA mutase, protein MIRKDLRHIQLKTQPSEANSSFEYSFAKENSATENFVTAEGIELKQNYKEEDIEDLEHLDFGAGFPPYLRGPHTTMYVQKPWTIRQYSGFSTAEESNAFYKRNLKAGQEALSIAFDLATHRGYDSDHERVVGDVGKAGVAIDTVEDFKILFDQIPLDKMSVSMTMNGAVLPIMAFYIVAAEEQGVPPEQLSGTIQNDILKEFMVRNTYIYPPEASMKIIASIFEYCSKKMPKFHSISISGYHIQEAGGTADIELAYTLADGIEYVRTGLSTGMKIDEFAPRLSFFWGIGMNHFMEIAKMRAARMIWTKLMKSFHPKNPKSLILRTHCQTSGWSLTAQDPFNNVARTCIEAAAAVLGGTQSLHTNALDEAMALPSDFSARIARNTQLYLLEETKITKTVDPWAGSYYVESLTHKIAQKAWKHIEEIESLGGMTKALTTGIPKMRIEEAAARKQARIDSEQDIIVGVNKFQAKKEVSLNILNIDIEKVRNQQLERLRQVKAKRDASKVKEAIEKIRLCAENGIGNLLEFAVEAARERATLGEISQALETVYGRHKAQIKSFSGVYSKEIKKNKHFEKAKHLADVFAKQEGRRPRIMVAKMGQDGHDRGAKVVATAFADIGFDVDIAPVFQTPFEVAKQAVENDVHILGVSSLAAGHKTLVPQVIEELKKLGREDIMVVVGGVIPNQDYQYLFDAGTAAIFGPGTNISKIACSILSLFIDEINS, encoded by the coding sequence ATGATTCGAAAAGACCTCCGACATATTCAACTCAAAACTCAGCCATCCGAAGCTAATTCTAGTTTCGAATATTCTTTTGCAAAAGAAAATTCGGCAACTGAAAATTTTGTTACAGCCGAAGGAATTGAGTTGAAACAAAACTATAAAGAAGAGGATATTGAAGATTTAGAACATTTGGATTTTGGGGCGGGTTTTCCTCCCTATCTTCGTGGCCCACACACGACCATGTACGTTCAAAAGCCCTGGACAATCCGACAGTATTCAGGTTTTTCAACCGCAGAAGAAAGCAATGCTTTTTACAAACGAAATCTCAAAGCAGGTCAGGAAGCACTTTCCATTGCTTTTGATTTAGCCACACATCGGGGCTATGATTCCGACCATGAACGTGTGGTAGGCGATGTTGGTAAAGCAGGCGTGGCAATTGATACCGTAGAAGATTTCAAAATTTTATTTGACCAAATTCCTTTGGATAAAATGTCGGTTTCCATGACGATGAACGGAGCCGTTTTACCTATAATGGCTTTTTATATTGTTGCTGCAGAAGAACAAGGTGTTCCTCCAGAACAACTTTCGGGAACGATTCAAAATGACATCCTAAAAGAATTCATGGTGCGCAACACTTACATTTATCCACCAGAAGCATCGATGAAAATTATTGCATCCATTTTTGAATATTGCAGCAAAAAAATGCCCAAATTTCATTCGATTTCCATTTCGGGTTATCACATTCAGGAAGCAGGAGGAACGGCCGATATTGAATTAGCCTACACCCTCGCCGATGGTATAGAATACGTGAGAACTGGATTGTCCACTGGAATGAAAATTGACGAATTTGCACCCAGATTATCTTTCTTTTGGGGTATTGGAATGAATCATTTTATGGAAATTGCCAAAATGAGAGCTGCCAGAATGATTTGGACCAAACTCATGAAAAGTTTTCATCCTAAAAATCCAAAATCACTGATTTTAAGAACCCATTGCCAAACTAGCGGATGGAGCTTGACTGCCCAAGATCCTTTTAATAATGTGGCTCGAACCTGTATTGAAGCTGCAGCCGCTGTTTTAGGTGGCACTCAGTCTTTACACACTAATGCCTTAGACGAGGCTATGGCTTTGCCAAGTGATTTTTCGGCACGAATAGCCCGAAACACGCAATTGTATTTATTAGAAGAAACAAAGATTACTAAAACGGTTGACCCTTGGGCTGGAAGCTATTATGTGGAAAGTTTGACACATAAAATAGCCCAAAAAGCCTGGAAACATATTGAAGAAATCGAATCCCTTGGCGGAATGACCAAAGCCTTAACTACTGGAATTCCAAAAATGCGAATTGAAGAAGCCGCTGCCCGAAAACAAGCCCGCATTGATAGCGAACAGGATATAATTGTGGGGGTTAATAAATTTCAAGCCAAAAAAGAAGTATCTTTAAATATCTTAAATATTGATATTGAAAAAGTTCGCAACCAACAATTGGAACGATTACGTCAGGTTAAAGCCAAACGCGATGCTTCGAAAGTAAAGGAAGCTATAGAAAAAATAAGACTTTGCGCCGAAAATGGAATTGGTAATTTACTAGAATTTGCCGTTGAAGCTGCACGAGAAAGAGCCACATTGGGCGAAATTAGTCAGGCATTAGAAACGGTTTACGGAAGACATAAAGCACAAATTAAATCGTTTAGTGGAGTGTATAGTAAGGAAATAAAAAAGAACAAACATTTTGAAAAAGCAAAACACCTAGCCGATGTTTTTGCTAAACAAGAAGGTCGTCGCCCTAGGATTATGGTTGCCAAAATGGGGCAAGATGGTCATGACCGTGGCGCTAAAGTAGTAGCTACTGCCTTTGCCGATATTGGTTTTGATGTAGATATTGCTCCAGTTTTTCAAACACCATTTGAAGTAGCGAAACAAGCCGTGGAAAATGACGTTCATATCTTAGGTGTTTCTTCACTTGCGGCTGGACACAAAACACTGGTTCCACAAGTAATCGAAGAATTAAAAAAATTAGGCCGTGAAGACATTATGGTCGTTGTAGGCGGAGTAATCCCTAATCAGGATTATCAATACTTATTTGATGCTGGAACAGCTGCTATTTTTGGACCTGGCACGAATATCAGTAAAATAGCTTGTAGCATTTTAAGCCTTTTTATTGACGAAATTAACTCCTAA
- a CDS encoding methylmalonyl-CoA mutase subunit beta: MATPLFEEFDAVSSKQWKQKIQFELDGADYNESLVWNSPEDIKVRPFYHGDDYSQIATAPTHATEFKICQNIFVFDIQKSIDRALDSLNRGAESLRFTITDESLDIAQLLASLPLENTPIYFDFKFLSVESISKINSIVAQKKAKVFYNLDPIGQLAHEGNWFQTKEKNNFESLQILSKNTQESSLISIDMGLYQNAGANMVQQLAYGLAHANEYFNRVPTIHQSIVFEVAVGSNYFFEIAKLRALRLLFHLIAKEYYHDKDCHLLVTPTKRNKTLYDYNMNMLRTTTECMTAIIGGADAVANLPYDAIYHKSNEFGDRMARNQLLILKDESYFDKVNNPANGSYYIETLTQQLAEKGLQLFKEIEANGGFLKQLNEGIIKRKIQESADKEQQLFDSDKEILIGTNKYQNPKDKMKDKIELYPFVKIKPRKTLITPIIEKRLAEKIEQERLAAEEK; the protein is encoded by the coding sequence ATGGCTACTCCACTATTCGAAGAATTCGATGCTGTTTCATCCAAACAATGGAAACAAAAAATCCAATTCGAATTGGATGGAGCCGACTATAATGAAAGTTTAGTTTGGAATTCACCCGAAGACATTAAAGTCAGACCTTTTTATCATGGGGACGACTATAGCCAAATTGCTACTGCTCCTACCCATGCCACCGAATTTAAAATATGCCAAAACATCTTTGTTTTTGATATCCAAAAATCGATAGACCGAGCTTTAGATTCACTCAATAGAGGTGCTGAAAGTTTGCGTTTTACCATAACCGATGAATCGCTGGATATTGCACAACTGCTTGCAAGTTTGCCATTAGAAAACACTCCGATCTATTTTGATTTCAAATTTCTATCGGTAGAATCTATTTCGAAAATAAATTCTATTGTTGCACAAAAAAAAGCGAAGGTTTTTTACAATCTGGATCCTATCGGACAATTAGCCCATGAAGGAAATTGGTTCCAGACCAAAGAAAAAAACAATTTCGAAAGCCTGCAAATCCTTTCCAAAAACACTCAAGAAAGTTCGTTGATAAGCATCGATATGGGCTTGTACCAAAATGCGGGTGCCAATATGGTGCAACAACTGGCTTATGGTTTGGCGCATGCCAATGAATATTTCAACCGTGTTCCTACGATTCATCAATCGATTGTTTTTGAAGTGGCCGTAGGCAGCAATTATTTTTTCGAAATTGCCAAGCTTCGTGCTTTGCGCTTACTATTTCATTTAATCGCCAAGGAATACTACCATGACAAAGATTGCCATCTTTTGGTAACCCCAACTAAACGCAACAAAACCTTGTACGATTACAATATGAATATGTTGCGCACCACTACCGAATGCATGACGGCCATAATAGGTGGTGCGGATGCTGTTGCCAATTTGCCTTACGATGCGATTTATCATAAAAGCAATGAATTTGGCGACCGAATGGCACGTAACCAATTGTTGATCCTGAAAGACGAAAGTTATTTTGACAAAGTCAACAATCCCGCTAACGGCAGTTATTATATCGAAACTTTGACACAACAACTGGCTGAAAAAGGGTTGCAATTGTTTAAAGAAATTGAAGCCAACGGAGGTTTTTTAAAACAACTGAATGAAGGTATTATCAAAAGAAAAATTCAAGAAAGCGCCGACAAAGAACAACAGCTTTTTGATTCGGATAAGGAAATCTTAATTGGAACTAACAAATACCAGAATCCAAAAGACAAAATGAAAGACAAAATCGAGTTGTATCCTTTTGTAAAAATAAAACCCCGAAAAACCCTGATAACACCTATAATTGAAAAACGTTTGGCTGAGAAAATTGAACAGGAACGACTCGCAGCCGAAGAAAAATAA
- a CDS encoding FtsB family cell division protein, giving the protein MTNPYKEKAWFKFLSNKYIWSLLFFVVWMLFLDNYSYFDHRVLDNQIEELEDNKNYYQEEIKKDESQIKQLKNPDQVEKYAREKYYMKKDSEDIYIIEFEGDTIEKK; this is encoded by the coding sequence ATGACAAACCCCTATAAAGAAAAAGCTTGGTTCAAATTTTTAAGTAACAAATACATTTGGTCCTTATTATTTTTCGTCGTTTGGATGTTATTTCTGGACAATTATTCTTATTTTGATCATCGTGTTTTAGACAATCAAATTGAAGAATTAGAAGACAACAAAAACTATTATCAGGAGGAAATTAAAAAAGATGAGTCACAAATAAAACAACTCAAAAATCCTGACCAAGTTGAAAAATACGCCCGCGAAAAATACTATATGAAAAAAGACAGCGAGGATATCTATATCATTGAATTTGAAGGCGACACGATTGAGAAAAAATAA
- the udk gene encoding uridine kinase, translating into MLIIGITGGTGSGKTTVVQQIMNQLPDAEVGVLSQDSYYKPTGHLSYDERALINFDHPRAIDFDLLVEHLNQLKAGKTIQQPVYSFVTHNRTEDTISTHPRKVMLVEGILILVHAELRDLFDIKIFVHADADERLIRRLKRDIAERGRDMDEVLNRYQKTLKPMHEQFIEPTKAYADIIIPNNHYNTVAIDMLRSVINQKIL; encoded by the coding sequence ATGCTTATTATAGGAATTACAGGCGGTACAGGAAGTGGAAAAACCACGGTGGTGCAGCAAATTATGAATCAGTTACCGGATGCCGAAGTAGGCGTACTTTCTCAGGATTCCTACTATAAACCTACAGGTCATTTGAGTTATGACGAACGTGCTTTGATTAACTTTGACCATCCCAGAGCCATTGATTTTGATTTATTGGTGGAACATCTTAACCAACTCAAAGCTGGCAAAACGATTCAGCAGCCCGTCTATTCCTTTGTGACACACAACCGTACGGAAGATACCATTAGCACCCATCCCAGAAAAGTAATGCTAGTAGAAGGTATTTTGATTTTGGTGCATGCCGAATTAAGAGATTTATTTGATATCAAGATCTTTGTTCACGCCGATGCCGATGAACGTTTAATCCGTCGTTTAAAAAGAGACATCGCCGAACGTGGTCGTGATATGGACGAGGTGTTAAACCGCTATCAAAAAACCTTAAAACCAATGCACGAACAATTTATTGAGCCTACTAAAGCCTACGCGGATATCATTATTCCAAACAATCATTACAACACTGTAGCCATTGACATGCTTCGCAGCGTAATTAATCAAAAAATTCTATAA